In Salinisphaera sp. LB1, one genomic interval encodes:
- the aldA gene encoding aldehyde dehydrogenase: MSDVTTYQNYIGGAFAPSASGETRDNHNPATGALLSRVPESDANDVQRAVEAARGAQKAWAARPAIERASYLHALANKIRDNVDHLAAIIVAEQGKVAGLAEVEVNFTAEYLDYMGQWARRIEGEIIESDRPGEHMFLFRKPLGVVAGILPWNFPFFLIARKMAPALVTGNTIVIKPSEETPNNCFEFAKLLDTLDLPKGVFNVISGGGATTGNALSAHRDIDMISFTGSVATGSAIMHNAADHITKVNLELGGKAPAIVLDDADLDLAVKAIKDSRVINNGQVCNCAERVYVQRGVAAAFQQRIAEAMQATTYGDPGADSSVDMGPLINRKGLDKVAAMVESARQSGAEVLTGGQVADLGQGFHYEPTVLAACTPEMDVMRDEIFGPVLPIQVVDDLDEAIALANNSDYGLTSSIYTRDLNAALKACRELEYGETYVNRENFEAMQGFHAGAGKSGIGGADGKHGLYEYTRTHVAYIQT; this comes from the coding sequence ATGAGCGACGTGACGACTTATCAGAACTATATCGGTGGCGCGTTCGCGCCGTCGGCATCCGGCGAGACCCGCGACAACCACAACCCGGCGACCGGGGCGCTGCTGTCGCGCGTGCCCGAGTCCGATGCCAACGACGTCCAGCGCGCGGTCGAAGCCGCCCGCGGCGCGCAGAAGGCTTGGGCCGCCCGGCCGGCGATCGAGCGCGCGAGCTATCTGCATGCTTTGGCCAATAAGATTCGCGACAACGTCGATCACCTGGCGGCGATCATCGTGGCCGAGCAGGGCAAGGTGGCGGGCCTGGCCGAGGTGGAGGTGAACTTCACCGCCGAATATCTGGATTACATGGGCCAGTGGGCGCGCCGCATCGAGGGCGAGATCATCGAAAGCGATCGCCCGGGCGAGCATATGTTCCTGTTCCGCAAGCCACTGGGTGTGGTCGCCGGCATCCTGCCGTGGAACTTCCCGTTCTTTCTGATCGCCCGCAAGATGGCGCCGGCGCTGGTGACCGGCAATACCATCGTCATCAAGCCGAGCGAGGAGACCCCGAACAACTGCTTCGAGTTCGCGAAGTTGCTGGATACCCTCGATCTGCCGAAGGGCGTGTTCAACGTGATCTCCGGCGGCGGGGCGACCACCGGCAACGCGCTGAGCGCCCATCGCGACATCGACATGATCAGTTTCACCGGCAGTGTCGCCACCGGCTCGGCAATCATGCACAACGCCGCGGACCACATCACCAAGGTCAACCTCGAGCTCGGTGGCAAGGCGCCGGCGATCGTGCTCGACGACGCCGATCTCGATCTGGCGGTAAAAGCGATCAAGGATTCGCGGGTGATCAATAACGGCCAGGTCTGCAACTGTGCAGAACGGGTCTATGTCCAGCGCGGCGTGGCGGCGGCCTTCCAGCAGCGGATAGCCGAGGCGATGCAGGCGACCACCTACGGTGATCCGGGTGCGGATTCATCCGTGGACATGGGGCCGCTGATCAACCGGAAAGGCCTCGACAAGGTCGCGGCGATGGTCGAATCTGCCCGGCAATCCGGCGCCGAAGTGCTCACCGGCGGACAGGTCGCGGATCTCGGCCAGGGCTTCCACTACGAGCCGACCGTGCTCGCGGCCTGCACGCCCGAGATGGACGTGATGCGGGACGAGATCTTCGGGCCGGTGCTGCCGATTCAGGTGGTCGACGATCTCGACGAGGCGATCGCCCTGGCCAATAACTCGGATTATGGGCTGACCTCGTCGATCTACACTCGCGACCTCAACGCGGCACTCAAGGCCTGCCGCGAACTCGAATACGGCGAAACCTACGTCAACCGCGAGAACTTCGAGGCCATGCAGGGCTTCCACGCCGGCGCCGGCAAGTCCGGTATCGGCGGCGCCGACGGCAAGCACGGGCTGTATGAGTACACCCGCACGCATGTGGCGTACATCCAGACCTGA
- the glnD gene encoding [protein-PII] uridylyltransferase, translating to MTSNLPVEELESVGLTDWDGFLDRVWALDIRDAKSVRAALDEGQQYIADAFRHGESITRLVRARCEVVDAVLVHAWRELVATDSACLVAVGGYGRNELLPQSDIDLLVLYQHNRLDTVGPALEGFLTYLWDLGLEIGHSVRSPTDCAELAADDITIMTNLMESRVLVGDPALFARMRAATSAEYVWSSADFFNAKIEEQAARHARYDETAYKLEPNVKESPGGLRDIQTIAWVAKRQFAAHTLDGLVDYGFLSRREFSELHRGQAFLWRVRFALHILTGRNENRLLFDHQIQIADLLGYHDAENTLAVERFMQVYYRNIKALSALNDVLLQLFSEAILHATEDERPKPINDRFQARHGFIEVTHDKVFVQTPSALLEIFYLMQTRPGLNGIRARTLRLMRRDRRLIDDNFRNSIHCRRLFTEILRQRSGVTRALRRMNRYGILGRYLPKFGQIIGRMQYDLFHTLTVDEHTLFVIRNMRRLAIPRFNDEMPFASELMQALNKPQILYIAGLMHDIAKGRGGDHSELGAEDAREFCNAHGISSDDTDLVCWLVRRHLLMSMTAQRRDINDVQVVNEFAREVRSRERLDRLFLLTICDIRATNPDLWNSWKESLLTDLYNNTRRALERGLDDPLDRDELIAETRSAAAAMLTRAGVNTPHFKNLWSRFDPEYFLRHSADEIARQTRAIITHGDDQTPLVSISEIPEQGTTLFVYTRDRDYLFGVTTGVLAQLGLSVMDARINTTSDDYTLDTYVIAENDGHPVEDAYRRGEVEAALVQAIADPMVESIDVTRRQGRRNQYFNVPTQIYFTQATERDCTVMEIMTADRPGLLSIIGDVFHRCGILLETAKIATIGERAEDVFFITDRQQTAIRDDDILRELRTVMTAELDQSDN from the coding sequence ATGACGTCCAACCTGCCCGTTGAAGAACTCGAATCGGTCGGGCTGACCGACTGGGATGGGTTTCTCGATCGTGTCTGGGCACTCGACATCCGCGACGCCAAATCCGTGCGCGCTGCGCTCGACGAGGGTCAGCAATATATCGCCGACGCGTTCCGGCACGGCGAGTCCATCACGCGGCTGGTTCGTGCGCGCTGCGAAGTCGTGGACGCGGTGCTGGTGCACGCCTGGCGCGAGCTGGTCGCGACCGACAGCGCCTGCCTGGTCGCCGTCGGCGGCTATGGCCGCAACGAACTGCTGCCGCAATCCGATATCGACCTGCTGGTGCTATATCAGCATAACCGGCTGGACACGGTGGGCCCGGCGCTCGAAGGCTTTCTGACCTACCTCTGGGACCTGGGCCTGGAAATCGGGCACAGCGTGCGCTCGCCGACCGACTGCGCCGAACTGGCCGCCGACGACATCACTATCATGACGAACCTGATGGAATCGCGCGTGCTGGTGGGCGACCCGGCCCTGTTCGCCCGGATGCGCGCCGCGACGTCGGCCGAATACGTCTGGTCATCGGCCGATTTCTTCAATGCCAAGATCGAGGAACAGGCGGCGCGTCACGCGCGTTACGACGAGACCGCCTACAAGCTCGAACCCAACGTGAAGGAATCTCCCGGCGGGCTGCGCGATATCCAGACCATCGCCTGGGTCGCCAAGCGTCAGTTCGCCGCACATACGCTGGACGGTCTGGTCGACTACGGCTTCCTCAGCCGGCGCGAGTTCTCCGAACTGCATCGCGGCCAGGCCTTTCTCTGGCGGGTGCGCTTCGCGCTGCACATACTCACCGGGCGTAACGAGAACCGCCTGTTGTTCGACCATCAAATCCAGATCGCGGATCTGCTGGGGTATCACGACGCTGAAAATACCCTGGCAGTCGAGCGCTTCATGCAGGTTTACTATCGTAACATCAAGGCGTTATCTGCGCTTAATGATGTTCTGCTTCAGCTTTTTTCCGAGGCGATCCTGCATGCCACCGAGGACGAGCGGCCCAAGCCGATCAATGATCGCTTTCAGGCGCGCCACGGCTTCATTGAGGTCACCCACGACAAGGTCTTTGTGCAGACGCCGAGCGCGCTGCTGGAAATCTTTTACCTCATGCAAACCCGGCCGGGCCTGAACGGCATCCGTGCCCGCACCCTTCGGCTGATGCGTCGGGATCGTCGCCTGATTGACGATAACTTCCGTAATTCAATTCATTGCCGCCGACTCTTCACTGAGATTCTGCGTCAGCGCAGCGGTGTTACCCGCGCCCTGCGCCGCATGAATCGCTATGGCATTCTCGGGCGTTACCTGCCGAAGTTCGGGCAGATTATAGGCCGCATGCAGTACGACCTGTTCCATACGCTGACCGTGGACGAACACACTCTGTTCGTGATCCGCAACATGCGACGGCTTGCGATCCCGCGGTTCAACGACGAAATGCCCTTCGCCAGCGAACTGATGCAGGCACTCAACAAGCCGCAGATTCTCTACATTGCCGGCCTGATGCACGACATCGCCAAGGGCCGCGGCGGCGATCATTCGGAGCTGGGCGCCGAGGATGCGCGCGAGTTCTGCAACGCCCATGGTATTTCCTCCGACGACACGGATCTGGTCTGCTGGCTGGTGCGCCGCCATTTGCTGATGTCGATGACCGCCCAGCGCCGGGACATCAACGATGTGCAGGTGGTCAACGAATTCGCGCGTGAAGTCCGCTCGCGCGAACGCCTGGACCGTCTGTTTTTGCTCACCATCTGCGATATCCGAGCGACCAATCCGGACCTTTGGAATTCGTGGAAGGAAAGCCTGCTCACCGATCTGTACAACAACACGCGACGGGCACTCGAGCGCGGCCTGGACGACCCACTCGACCGCGACGAATTGATTGCGGAAACCCGCAGCGCCGCGGCCGCGATGCTCACCCGAGCCGGCGTCAACACGCCCCATTTCAAGAACCTCTGGTCGCGTTTCGACCCGGAATACTTCCTGCGTCACAGCGCCGACGAGATCGCCCGCCAGACCCGGGCGATCATCACCCACGGCGATGACCAAACCCCGCTGGTGTCGATTTCGGAGATTCCCGAGCAGGGCACGACATTGTTCGTCTACACCCGCGATCGCGATTATCTGTTCGGCGTGACCACCGGCGTACTGGCCCAGCTCGGCCTATCGGTCATGGATGCACGGATCAACACCACCAGCGACGATTACACGCTGGATACCTACGTGATTGCCGAAAACGACGGCCACCCCGTCGAGGATGCCTACCGCCGCGGCGAGGTCGAAGCCGCGCTGGTTCAGGCCATCGCCGACCCCATGGTCGAGAGCATCGACGTGACCCGCCGCCAGGGACGGCGCAACCAGTATTTCAACGTGCCCACGCAGATCTACTTCACGCAGGCGACCGAGCGCGACTGCACCGTGATGGAGATCATGACCGCTGACCGCCCGGGTTTGCTGTCGATCATCGGCGATGTCTTCCACCGCTGCGGCATCCTGCTGGAAACCGCCAAGATCGCGACCATCGGCGAGCGTGCCGAGGACGTATTCTTCATCACCGACCGCCAGCAGACCGCCATTCGCGACGACGACATATTGCGGGAACTGCGCACCGTGATGACGGCCGAACTCGACCAGTCCGACAACTGA
- the map gene encoding type I methionyl aminopeptidase codes for MSATIKTPEEQDKMREAGRLAAQVLDMIGPHVQPGVTTDELDTICHRYMVDELGTTPAPLNYNGFPKSICTSINHVVCHGIPGDKKLKKGDALNIDVTLIKDGFHGDSSRMYFAGEPSIKARRLSDIAEKALYIGIEQVKPGATLGDIGAAIQAYVESERCSVVREYCGHGIGRGFHEEPQVLHYGKPGSGMRLEAGMTFTIEPMVNAGKRHVKMLPDGWTVVTKDHSLSAQWEHTLLVTDTGVEILTPSQLVTA; via the coding sequence ATGAGCGCGACAATCAAGACGCCCGAGGAACAGGACAAGATGCGCGAGGCCGGCCGCCTGGCCGCGCAGGTGCTGGACATGATCGGACCCCACGTCCAACCCGGCGTGACCACGGACGAACTCGACACCATCTGTCACCGATACATGGTGGATGAACTCGGCACCACCCCCGCCCCACTCAATTACAACGGGTTTCCGAAGTCGATCTGCACTTCGATCAACCACGTCGTGTGCCATGGCATCCCGGGCGACAAGAAGCTCAAGAAAGGCGACGCCCTGAATATCGACGTGACGCTGATCAAGGACGGCTTCCACGGCGACAGCTCGCGCATGTATTTCGCTGGCGAGCCGTCGATCAAGGCCCGGCGCTTGTCGGATATCGCCGAGAAGGCCTTGTACATCGGCATCGAACAGGTCAAACCCGGCGCCACGCTCGGCGACATCGGCGCGGCCATCCAGGCCTACGTCGAGTCCGAGCGCTGTTCGGTGGTACGCGAGTACTGCGGGCACGGCATCGGACGCGGCTTTCATGAGGAGCCACAGGTGCTGCATTACGGCAAGCCCGGCAGTGGCATGCGGCTGGAGGCCGGCATGACCTTCACCATCGAGCCCATGGTCAACGCCGGCAAGCGCCACGTGAAGATGCTGCCCGACGGCTGGACCGTGGTGACCAAGGATCACTCCCTGTCCGCCCAATGGGAGCACACACTCCTGGTCACGGACACCGGCGTCGAGATTCTCACGCCGAGCCAGCTCGTCACCGCCTGA
- the rpsB gene encoding 30S ribosomal protein S2 has translation MSEISMRQLLEAGVHFGHRTRYWNPKMSPYIFGQRNKIHIINLEQTLPLIKDAYNYISRLSANGGSIMFVGTKRAAREAIGKQAQRAGMPFVNYRWLGGMLTNFKTVKNSIQRLHDLEQMIEDGSIRKLNKREGLDLYRERDKLERSIGGIKEMTSLPDALFVIDVGFEKIAIDEARKLGIPVVAVVDTNCSPEGIDVVIPGNDDAIRAIRIYSEMVADAVLAGRGSKGDFSGEEENLVETQAEGQAHEPGKPAEAQEASKVTQNTVIQESQGEAEPRATASLGDVASVPAEEPAQSDPKKADQ, from the coding sequence ATGAGCGAAATCAGCATGCGTCAGCTGCTGGAAGCAGGCGTGCACTTTGGCCATCGCACGCGCTACTGGAACCCGAAGATGTCGCCTTACATCTTCGGCCAGCGCAACAAGATTCACATCATCAACCTTGAGCAGACCCTGCCGCTGATCAAGGATGCTTACAACTATATCAGCCGTCTGTCGGCCAACGGCGGCAGCATCATGTTCGTCGGCACCAAGCGCGCTGCGCGCGAGGCGATCGGCAAGCAGGCGCAGCGTGCCGGCATGCCGTTCGTCAACTACCGCTGGCTCGGCGGCATGCTGACCAACTTCAAGACGGTGAAGAACTCGATCCAGCGCCTGCACGATCTCGAGCAGATGATCGAGGACGGCTCGATTCGCAAGCTCAACAAGCGCGAAGGCCTGGATCTGTACCGCGAGCGTGACAAGCTCGAACGTTCGATCGGCGGTATCAAGGAAATGACCAGCCTGCCGGATGCGTTGTTTGTCATCGATGTCGGCTTCGAGAAGATCGCGATCGACGAGGCCCGCAAGCTGGGTATCCCGGTCGTGGCCGTGGTCGATACCAACTGCTCGCCCGAAGGCATCGATGTCGTCATTCCGGGCAACGACGATGCCATCCGCGCGATTCGCATCTATAGTGAGATGGTGGCCGACGCGGTGCTCGCCGGCCGTGGCAGCAAGGGCGATTTCTCGGGCGAGGAGGAAAACCTCGTCGAGACGCAGGCGGAAGGCCAGGCACACGAACCGGGCAAGCCGGCCGAAGCCCAGGAGGCGAGCAAGGTGACCCAGAACACGGTCATCCAGGAATCGCAGGGTGAGGCCGAGCCGCGGGCCACCGCGTCGCTGGGCGACGTCGCCTCGGTGCCGGCCGAAGAGCCTGCCCAGTCCGATCCGAAAAAGGCCGATCAGTAA